The Scomber japonicus isolate fScoJap1 chromosome 12, fScoJap1.pri, whole genome shotgun sequence sequence TGGCTTATACTATTTAGCTTTTCTCCATATGTCATTGCAGAAATTACTACAGGGTGTACATGGGggggaaaaggggaaaaaaagatgacgTCTTCCCTGCTCTCTGACCCTAAAGATGTGAATGACATTGCACCCGACCACCCAGCGCGTCATATTGCGTGTATCGACCAATCACATTACAAGACCCGGTCCTTTCTGTTTGACTGACAGCCAACTAAACCAATTAGAGCTTTACAACGGGCATCAACGCCCTCCTTCACTGCGTGTGTATCCAATCAGAGCGGAGCAGTAATTACTAATTCATTACATTGCAAAGGGGAGTGACGCAGTTATTGTAGATCTATACTCCATGCTTTTTCATATGACCTGAAATAACATTATTTTCAAGCGGTGGACGTAAAATTTCCTCGTAAACtcagcaaagaaagagggatcCCTTCTGTCATCTTCTGGCTGTATGTCGAATCTGTGCGCTCCTTAAATTTGGATGCCATTCCGGTTGGAGGTTGCGGTACACCCCGAGGACTAGATGCGATAACCACAACGAGATATGCCGCAGCCGAAATCACGAAAAATCGCCATCCTCGGGTACAGATCCGTAGGTGAGTTCCGATCAGACGAcgtacaggaggaggagggtgagatGACACCTTAAGGGCCTTTTGGATGCGACGTAGGGGCTAGATTTCAGCGGCCTTTCAGGTCAATTTAAATCCATTATGAGAGCGGTTTACGCCTCCTATAATAGACTTAATTTATAGGGAGTGGGGATCTGTCACGCAGCATCCCGGAGCGGGTGAATGAGCGCCACCAGGTGAGATGTGGCCTTGTGcgttttttggagggggggggggggggggggggggcacgcaCATGAGGCCTCCCCATCGAATATTCAAGATCCATATATTTTTTTACGCATCTCGTCTCTGGCGGACTCAATGATAACGTTTCCATCATTGACCCCAACCGAGCTGTCGTTAGAGTTCCTGCTGTGGTGGGGAAGGCCTGAAGGACCACCGGATTTGGCGCATGATTACTGGgcagtttcttttttatttgatccAAACCGAACCAAAGAAGCGCAATCCGTAtgcggtaaaaaaaaaaaaaaaaaaggatgttcaGGATGGCAAGATGGCACACACAGATAGTACGAGTGGAGGCCCAGCCAGCATACCAGCACAAAAGACTCctatattattatcatagagaattgtattgtatttatggCCCCCTATACTACCTACTATTGTTTTTCTAAATGTCCCATATGGCCTTGTGttgtaataaattattatttgtgtgttcattttttttgtaacaCACATATGTTTACCCCTTTAATGTCTTGTCATGTTTATATCGAATATACACCTGAGCCAAAGAACATGGTTGATGAACAGCTGTTGTGGATAACTGCATTAAAAACTTTTAAGGTCTTATCTCATATCTTTCcacatttgtaatgtttttcttccctctgaAGGATCTTTATTCATAATAATCCTTTGTATTTTACAGGAAAGTCCTCCTTGACAATTCAGTTTGTGGAAGGCCAGTTCGTTGACTCCTATGACCCGACAATAGAAAACAGTAAGTGGGGGATTATGTGGTTTGTTGCACCTTTATGTACAAACagggtcccccccccccccaaggaAATTTTTATCTGAGGTTCAATTCTTGGAGCACCcgcttttctctctcctgaggttaatgttgtatttcatgaaagtgtgtattttttatgaTGTTGGTAGAAGTGGTCTTTGTTTCAGGGAAGGTGACCCACCTCAGCTCTTTGTaaactgacaaataaataaGGTTAACATAGTTCAAAATTCTACATTTAATATGAGGGCTTTACGATCGCAACATACAACCATaccaaaaaaacccattaagcttcaaaagtaaaaaaaaaaatacatgccCAAATCTCTATTAAGATGTTTGGAATCAATATTCTGATTTAGTATTTCAGTTGTCATGTAGATAATTTAATTGTAATCACATGACCTACCCAAGTATGGGTTTTCTATCAGATGTGGTCATACATTAGAATAATCATAAGGCTTTCTCATTATCAACATCTGTTTGACATCagtttatatcattatatagcTCATGTTGCATATTTACTCATTCAAACCTGGATGGATAGAAAGTGTTACTCCTCCTCTGAATATTTCACCATAGTTTATTTTGTCgggtatactgtatatgatttGGCTGACAGACTCACTGATGAGACTAAATTGTTACCCAGCAGGGTGCAGTATTTCCTCCAAGCCGACATGTCCAAACACTAACTGATACACACTTTCCACCAGAAACTTTCTTTTGAGGAATGTTTCAGATATTATCTGGTGTACTGTTGGGTTGGAATGAAACCTTTACTGACCTTTCGTTTCTGTTAGCCTGGATGTCACTGGCTTATTTTATTGCCTCGCTTGAATGCACTCTGACTGTACAGGTTTGCAGAAGACGAGAACATTCtaaatacacatattcccaGACACTCAGGAGATTTAAACTTTGCCTTCAGGCTGTTTCTCTTTTCCCAACATGTTTGCTCATATACCATCCTGCGTTTCTCGAGTATGTGTGGTCTGCATCTATAAATAATCGCTGGATGGTTAACATAAAGCAAAGTGTCAGTGTTATCAGCAAGATGCTGCAGGCTGTGCAATCCCTCAGCAACCATTGGAGATAAAATGACCCATCTCCAGGCAGATATTGACATTCCTGTACTGAATGAACTCGGTGGTCCTATACAACCAGAAATGGATCCATAACTGGGTTGTGtctcatactgtatgtctcaAGATCCGCAGACTAAACACTATGAGAGATGAAGGCTCAactatttatgtgtatttttttatgttgatgTAAAAAGAAATGTCTCACTCCATCTGTTAAAATGCTTCATTTGTCATTCCCAGTGGTTCATTTCcaatttgtctcttttttcaaCTGCAGCATTTACTAAAATGATCACAATAAATGGACAAGAGTACCACCTTCAGCTGGTAGACACAGCAGGACAGGTATGACTCCGTGCTGACTGAATGTTCATAATTTGATCTTGATTCTGCTTCAAACctgtaacattatatatacCAATTTTGTCAATATCTCCTTCTTTCCAGGATGAGTACTCTATCTTCCCACAGACTTACTCCATAGATATCAACGGTTACATTCTGGTCTATTCAGTTACGTCTAATAAAAGGTaaacttcccttttttttaaaaaaaacaacaaaaaaacaaacatctcttTAGTCCTGTTTAATGAGTTGGGCAGCTTACGGTATATGAATGCTGAAGAAGAAACTTTCCACTCATTTCTTCTAGCTTTGAAGTTGTACAAGTTATCCATGAAAAACTGTTGGACATGGTGGGGAAAGTTCAGTGAGTAGCTCTTCGTCTTTTTTTGCTGTCTGATGCATTCCAAGAAGTATGAAATATTTCATGCATGAATGACAATGTGCCGTTTTCTCTTCCTCTAATGCAGAGTACCCATTATGCTCGTCGGTAACAAGAACGACCTACATATGGAGCGGTACGTCCTGAAGCACACTCAAAttttacattaggtttaatatATGCCATAGGTATATATGGGCCAAGGCACTTCTTAGTATTCACCATCATTACTGTATAATTGATTATGGTATTGCAGGCTCTTGGTGGCACAAATGTAAAACTTCACAAGACCTTAAGcctataaaacacaaaaagaaatacaaagcaaaaaagaagCTGTTTTCCACCAAGCTAGTTTGTTTAAACTTgactcagtgtgtttgtgttagccGTGCAATTACACATGACTTATGATCAAGtcaaatgaaatgttaataagAGCAAATTTCTCAGGAATTGAGGTCTGTGGTTTAGTTAGAATCGACACTGCAGCCGTACTCTGAAATATTGTGTAACCCTCACTGACCGGCTTCGTCTGCTAttcctgtttttgttgtatttgttgtcattttcagaGTAATCAGTTGCGAAGAGGGTAAAGCATTAGCCGAATCCTGGAATGCTGCCTTCATGGAGTCCTCAGCTAAAGAGAACCAGGTACGATCATATTTACCAGGAGGTCAGGACGTATTTATACCTCTGTTTCAAAATAGTACCAATTTACATCTCATTTTAATCTTTGctataatagtataatagtaATTGGCATGAATTTGTTGATTAAATAGTCCCAAAAGTTCTATTCTGAGGCTGTACAGGGAGTCCTCCTGAGTCTAACCCCCAGTACACTATCAGGTTGATCTCAGCTTGtgattaaaaactacaaaaaaagtttaatgTGGAATCTGTGTAACAATTTGAGGTCATGGGCTAGAGGGTCTAACAAAGAGACTCTGtcaagttgcattatgggaaattgTAGGATCTAGTATTTTTGGAGCTTTACCCATACAAGGGACTAAAGTTGGAGATATCAAAGCCTCTGTTgtatacattttgaaaaatctGTCTCGAAACAACTTTATGGACTTTATTAGTAAATTGAGTGATTTTTTATGATTTCTAGACAGCCTTTTTTAAGCATTATCCACTCCATGAATTTGTATTCTGTTGCTGCCTTGGCTTAAAgagcatacacacatatattaaataaaaccgTTTAATTGGTGAGTAGTAAACACATATAAGTTTCTCTCCCTCTTGCCCATATCTATCAATATACTGCCCAAAGCAATTTTGCAGCCCCCAGAGGTTGATAAACTGTATTAGTAAATGTATCTGAAGCTACTACTAGACTGAAATTTGTAGAGCTATAATTTAAAGCTGCTGTattgaatgtttttatattcacaATGGGTCACAATGGGTCACAATGGGTGTGTTATATGAAAGGAGGCAGTCATggtgatgaacccacagagaattattacCCGACTCTGTGATTCTCTTCAGCAACACaaagcattttaacatttttttaactctttgtGTTGCTTTACAGCCTCTGACTGTACTGTTTGGTTCACTCACAAGCATTGTTTGTAGTCTCAGCAGACAGCcgttttcagcaaaaaaacagctgtctgcCCAGCACTAAATAGTACAAAGGCAgcgttagcaactagctggtgaacatagtagAATACCTAACAACTAATGAGAAAGGATTTGGTGGAGAACAAGCCACCACAAACCAACTAAAAGGGttagagtgaatattggactgtCCATCAGTTGGACACAAGAGTGTGAATGTTCCTGCTGGATGTGTAGATAAGCTACTGAATCAACTTTATAACACAATAATAGTCTAGtctgtgtttacagcttgtttcactgcccccaagtggctaaaaaataaagtaaaaagtgtgaacCATCAACCACAGCCTCATAAAGTACAGCATCCTTCATTTATTATGCTttagatttttatcattttcatccAACATAAGCTCAAAATATACAACAAACTCTTAAAAATTCTGTCCATTTTATGTCAGATGTATTTTGTACCATATCTATGTTGTATGTTCAGGATGTCAACCTGTCTGCTTCAAATCATGAAAGCAAACAGTATTGCTATATGcccataaaaacaacaatgtctCTGTGTTGTGCCTAAAGCCAGTGAGGCCCCACTggatcaatgtgtgtgtgactgacattGTGACATTGTCCTGTGGGtgtgtctctatctctccctcagACAGCTGTGGAGGTTTTCCGGAGGATGATCCTGGAGGCAGAGAAGATGGACGGCGGCGTGCAGCCAGGAAAAACGTCCTGCTCCATGATGTAGAGCCGCCCAATCAACACACAGGACACTGCACTGGGATATCCCGTTACTTGAAGGCTAGCTGCCAGTTCTCCTCCACCTCAGCTgactccacccccccccctctccccacaGGGTCCTAAATATCCAATACTGTCTATTTATGGCTCTGATACCACTGTTATTTATCAGTATTTCCAATTCCCCATTGTcatccttgtttttctttgtgtgtttgatttaaagGATGAGTGGTGGTTCCCTTGTCTTATATTTCCCACAATCCacccctcctccatctctgtccTTGGCACTGATGCAAAACACAGAACATCATTTAGGTGTatcagaaaaaatgtttttccctTTGCTCGGTAATGACGACAAACCCATGACTAAGGCCAGAGATAGAAGTGGCTTGATGCATCTTTGCTTCCCATTATGCAGCTCCCATATAGGCAACAAGCAATTCTCTGTTTAAATAACACGAGATAAGAGAAAAGTCATGTCTGCCATGCGTATGCTCTGAAAATGGATAAGTAAACACGGTACGTTTCTTCTGATACATCACCAGTTGTTTGGTCCCTCCAATATATAACTCTTTTTCTACTTCGTCTCCACGCAGTACCCACATCTCTGTCCCTCAGTTTGTTTTCATAGCAGTTACTGTCAGCCAAAAATCTGCATCCATTTTctaatgttgaaaatgttgtACAAATGTTTTTGATTGTAATCATTAAAGCAAAAAGTGGTTATGTAAAAGCAGGCTTGAGTGTGGATTATTGCTCTGATAATGTGTAAGGACGAGCTTATTCATTTACcactttttcaaatgtaaattgAAGTGTTGTAACTGAAGTGATAAAAACATAGTAAATACAACAGAAGCACAAATTTTAAGATGACGCAACAAATTGAAGAGGGTGTAAGATTCATGTGCAGGGTGAATAATGATCTAATGATTCAGTGTGAAGCAATACAGAGCATAAACGTTTAACTCCAGTCTTGTGtgttccagttttatgttgcaTAAGACCTAAATActgcctctctgtgttttcttttgacTTTGGAACAGTTAGCAGACGGCAAACAAATACCTGCATGAACAGGGTTCATATTGCGTAAGACAACCAGAGCTGTGTTGTGCTCCTTTGCTGTACTAGCAGGaatatttaaaaacttttgGAAGCCAGTGGAGACACTTTAAAACTGGTGTGTCTAAGTATGTCCAGTTGTATTCATCTTTGTTGGGAACAGCCTGAGATACTTTTTAAGATGACTTGAAAAAGCACTGTTACAATAAAACAACCTGTTGGGAATGAAAGTATGGATAAGTCTCTTCTTCTACATCTTTCATAAACATGAATCCTGTGATTCCTGCTATTTTTAGTGTGATAGAGGCAGGCTTCATTACTGATTTGATTTGGCTGTTAAAGTCAAAAGAAACAACCGCTTA is a genomic window containing:
- the rheb gene encoding GTP-binding protein Rheb, which produces MPQPKSRKIAILGYRSVGKSSLTIQFVEGQFVDSYDPTIENTFTKMITINGQEYHLQLVDTAGQDEYSIFPQTYSIDINGYILVYSVTSNKSFEVVQVIHEKLLDMVGKVQVPIMLVGNKNDLHMERVISCEEGKALAESWNAAFMESSAKENQTAVEVFRRMILEAEKMDGGVQPGKTSCSMM